GTGGTACTAATGGTATATTAGAGGCTAGGTTGGTTATCACTATCGCACACAGGAGTGAGTTGGGAATGTGAGCCAGAGCAGATTATAACTGCACTCCAGCGCTACAGGTCTCCATGAAGGAAGGTTTTTTTTAAACTAACCATAGGGGCTGCATTGGCTTCCTgacaggaccccaatttgcatTCATTGATAAGGGTCCCGTCTCATCCTCTCCCAAAACCACTGGTGTTAAACGCATAGATCGGTGGGAATGGAACTGCCCTATTTGAACTTCATCCCAGCTACATTCTCTCCAATTGGGGAAAATTAAAATCACCTTGTAACCTCTTCATAAATGTAAACTGGATGGTAATGACATTCTGAAGCAAAAATAAACTAAGAGGTATCCATTTAAAAAATATGTATTAACATGGATTTTATTGCCACTAAAAGGTTGCGAAGTATATTTCACACAAACATTACATGTCGACTAAAATTGGAATTTGCCTAATGCTTTGCTCTCACTGGGCTGGGTTGGGAGGGTGTGGCTGTTAAAATTGGTTGTCATATTTCTGTTGTGCACACCAATTCAATTTCACATACATAGCTTCTCATTCATTAATTGTATTGTACCAATGATTATTGTGCTTATTCTTTTTGACGCTTTTTATCCTTGATTCTGATTTCTTGACGTCTCCTCCAAGCAGCTATAATTTCATCATCATCTTCACTGCTGTTTTTTACTACAGACTTCAAACCTTTCTTTGCTGCAGGTTTCTCAAGGTCACTGTCATTACTTTTTCCACTGCCCTGTTCCTCTACAGTTACAAAACTCTGCTTAAATGTTCTCTTTGCATGTGTCTCGAGGGTATCATCATGATCATAGGCATTTAGTTCTGCCTCTGAACTATGCAAGCGAGATCTCCATGGGAAAGAGTGAGTTTTTGGTTGGTCTGATGACTGCAAATCAACATCTGGACATGGCTGCATTTCAATAGAGGACCTTTCAGAGTACAACTCTCTGGAATTACCAGCTTCAGCAGCCATTGGCCTTTGGAAACTATACTCGGGTGATGGGGTAGAATATTTCACCTTATTTATATTATCCTCATCAACATTTGATCTGTAGGAAGGAGCAAATCTTCTAGATGTATATTCTCCTGTCAATGGTGATTTCAAATCATCATCTCTTGTAAGATATAATGAAGTTGAACATTTTGTTGCATCCAATTGGTGTTTTGGCAATGACTCACTATCAGGTTCATGGAGGTAAGAAGCCCTATTGAGCTTTGTTTCTTTATTCATAATCTGGCCATATTTTAGGGCTTTGTTGTCAACAGATACTTCCTTGACATCACTAAGCCATCTATGTATATTGGTAGCTGATGTTGATGTACTGGTGCCTCTGCATAAAAGATTACCTGAAATATTAGATGTTGTGTCAAACTTATCTGTTCTCGGATAGGAAAAGCATTCTGAATTTGTTTCAACCAAATCCTCATCTTCACTTTTATCCTTCTTCTTTTTAAACAATGTGCTGCGTTTATTGTCAAAAGCAACCTTTTCTTTTCTGTATGCATCCATTTTATCTTTCATCTCACTTTTGATTTCCTTGTTCTTGTAGTCTAACTTTTTAAGATTAATTTCATCTGCAAACAAGCTATATAGTGGTTTGCTTGTTTTTGTAATCTCTTTTGAATGGAAGCCTTCAGACTTGAAGCTAGACAGACTGCTGCATGACAAAATAGACTGCGTGTCCATGCTGCGAGCTGCTTTAGGCCCCAACTGGGAACCTGCATAGGCACTTCCACTTTGCATGCTCAAAAGTGAAATTTTGTCATCTTCTGTGTATCTTCCAGTGGCCCCTTCTTGGATATTTTTGTCCAATAGTGAGGCAGTATCTTTGATCTCGTTTTGCTTTATTGCAATTTGTTCACTAACCACAGAAGCAATCCAATCCTGAATGCTGGAAAGTGAAACAGTAGCATCAGGATTTATTTGCAAAGGTGGCACAGGCACTGCAGTAGCTGAGGCAGCTCTGGCTCTGGATGTTGAAGGTCCACTACTCTGCATGCTTAACATAGAGGCACCATCATCACTTAAACTTCTATCAGACATTTTGCACCCGAAAATAGACAGCGGAATGCTTCCGCTCACGGaactctctatctcacactccgaTAAGGACTTACTCTCTTCCAATGTCCGTTTGGAGCGTTCCAAGATCTCAGCACGCCTTTGTTTAGTTCTCTTGGATGTAATATTTTCATCTTTTATCAAATTAATTATCTCATTTTTGTTTTCATTGCCCAGCTTTTCCTGATGTTTCAACTTCCAGCTCTGATAGGCTGTCAGGTTAACATCACGAAGTGATTTTAtttctcctccctccccttcctcactTTCTTCAGTGTTATTCTCATCATCTGCTTTGGAATCTTTTTTGTTCCATCCAAATTGTATCCGTTTGATACGCCACCTTTCCAGAGGGGTCAATTTGTCTTTGTTTTTCTTGCAAAAGTTGAACATAGAACTAGTTTCTGAGAATATAGAACTTTCTTCATCTGGGTCTCTCCCTTTTTCACCATAACTAAAAGAAGCTATGCTACTGCTGTCATCACCTCTTGCAGCTTTCTTGCTGATCTCAAGTAATCGTTCATCCCACATATCCCAAGTGCTGGCTTCAGTGGATAAGGAGTCATTTCGAGCTCTCCTTGGCTTGTTTAAATATTCTGTTAAGCGTTGTTGAAGTTCACTGTCAAGACTGTCAACACTTGCTGTGTCATCTCGTTTACAGGCAATATATTGTCTGTTTTCTGCAATAATGGATCCTCTGTCTTCCTCACTGTTGTGCAGTGGTTCAGGCTGCCAACATGGATCCAATTGAAACTTTTCATTTTTACTTTGCCATTCCCGAATTAGCCAATCAACATTATTCCCTTCCTCGAGATCTTCAGGAAGTTTGGGTGTCTCATCTCTTGGTTTCTTGGTTCGTTCTATTGGTGACAAACCTTGTTTTGCTCTCCAC
The genomic region above belongs to Heterodontus francisci isolate sHetFra1 chromosome 10, sHetFra1.hap1, whole genome shotgun sequence and contains:
- the dusp27 gene encoding serine/threonine/tyrosine-interacting-like protein 2, whose amino-acid sequence is MATSQNASSEQVVPGENDQDDVLSVQARYLRSPSPSRFSIMSDTDTESIFMEPIHLSSAIAATKIINEELKRKEIKVEPMSPRMMESAEQLLVEDLYNRVKVKFDDTSRFNTPCIMDIQRALMQKMEAPRELMDEVWPNVFIAEKSATVNKVRLKRQGITHILNAAHGTGVYTTADFYAGMEIQYHGIEADDFPEFDLSKYFRKAAEFMDEALLTYRGKVLVCSVMGTSRSAALVAAYLMIFHHMTIMEALMTLRKKRPIFPNEGFLKQLRELNENLLEERGQDDLDDDDESLSQCSVIEAKAHSGSVAEEETQSIMGAKAYSIMVEEEDTTSLIASSLMSSVAKTSVASKRPPLIDEAEEERIYEQWRAKQGLSPIERTKKPRDETPKLPEDLEEGNNVDWLIREWQSKNEKFQLDPCWQPEPLHNSEEDRGSIIAENRQYIACKRDDTASVDSLDSELQQRLTEYLNKPRRARNDSLSTEASTWDMWDERLLEISKKAARGDDSSSIASFSYGEKGRDPDEESSIFSETSSMFNFCKKNKDKLTPLERWRIKRIQFGWNKKDSKADDENNTEESEEGEGGEIKSLRDVNLTAYQSWKLKHQEKLGNENKNEIINLIKDENITSKRTKQRRAEILERSKRTLEESKSLSECEIESSVSGSIPLSIFGCKMSDRSLSDDGASMLSMQSSGPSTSRARAASATAVPVPPLQINPDATVSLSSIQDWIASVVSEQIAIKQNEIKDTASLLDKNIQEGATGRYTEDDKISLLSMQSGSAYAGSQLGPKAARSMDTQSILSCSSLSSFKSEGFHSKEITKTSKPLYSLFADEINLKKLDYKNKEIKSEMKDKMDAYRKEKVAFDNKRSTLFKKKKDKSEDEDLVETNSECFSYPRTDKFDTTSNISGNLLCRGTSTSTSATNIHRWLSDVKEVSVDNKALKYGQIMNKETKLNRASYLHEPDSESLPKHQLDATKCSTSLYLTRDDDLKSPLTGEYTSRRFAPSYRSNVDEDNINKVKYSTPSPEYSFQRPMAAEAGNSRELYSERSSIEMQPCPDVDLQSSDQPKTHSFPWRSRLHSSEAELNAYDHDDTLETHAKRTFKQSFVTVEEQGSGKSNDSDLEKPAAKKGLKSVVKNSSEDDDEIIAAWRRRQEIRIKDKKRQKE